The following are from one region of the Jatrophihabitans telluris genome:
- a CDS encoding fumarylacetoacetate hydrolase family protein produces the protein MRFSTVAGRFVLVDGDRALDVAAASAGLLPADAIAALQRWDDVLAWAPGADWSASVTVSADQFGPPVPAPRQVFAIALNYAPHAAEAGFEPPAEPLVFTKFPSCITGPVTVVELPEGNVDWEIEVVAVIGRGGYRIPREQAWDAVAGLTLGQDLSERVLQLTGKPPQFSLAKSHPGFGPVGPVAVTPDEFDERSDLGFESSIDGEVIQSGRTSEMIFGVDELIARLSAVCRLLPGDLIFTGTPEGVGNRRSPQRFLQPGETLVSRLEGVGELRQSFVAG, from the coding sequence GTGAGGTTCTCCACCGTCGCCGGCCGCTTCGTCCTGGTCGACGGCGACCGGGCGCTCGACGTCGCCGCCGCCTCCGCGGGCCTGTTGCCCGCGGACGCGATCGCAGCCCTGCAGCGCTGGGACGATGTTCTGGCATGGGCACCGGGCGCGGACTGGTCGGCCTCGGTGACCGTGAGCGCCGATCAGTTCGGCCCGCCGGTGCCCGCTCCCCGGCAGGTCTTCGCGATCGCTTTGAACTATGCCCCGCACGCCGCCGAGGCGGGCTTCGAGCCGCCGGCCGAGCCGTTGGTCTTCACCAAGTTCCCGAGTTGCATCACCGGTCCGGTGACCGTCGTGGAGTTGCCCGAGGGCAACGTCGACTGGGAGATCGAAGTCGTTGCGGTGATCGGGCGCGGGGGTTACCGGATCCCGCGCGAGCAGGCCTGGGACGCCGTGGCCGGACTGACGCTCGGACAGGACCTGTCCGAACGGGTGCTGCAGCTCACCGGCAAGCCGCCGCAGTTCTCGCTGGCCAAGTCGCACCCTGGCTTCGGGCCGGTCGGGCCGGTCGCGGTGACCCCGGACGAGTTCGACGAACGGTCCGATCTCGGCTTCGAGTCCAGCATCGACGGTGAGGTCATCCAGAGCGGCCGGACCAGCGAGATGATCTTCGGCGTCGACGAACTCATCGCTCGCCTCTCGGCGGTCTGCCGGCTGCTTCCGGGGGACCTGATCTTCACCGGGACGCCCGAGGGAGTCGGCAACCGTCGCAGCCCGCAGCGTTTTCTGCAGCCGGGCGAGACGCTGGTGAGCCGGCTCGAGGGCGTCGGTGAACTGCGGCAGAGCTTCGTGGCGGGCTGA
- a CDS encoding fumarylacetoacetate hydrolase family protein, protein MKLVTFDEGRVGRIEGDTVVELDVPTMREYFERGGDVAETGVSLPLAEVTLRAPLVPKKFFHTAGNFTDHHKELQAVDWSHPVHKGIVFFQNVDAIIGPDEAIVYPEGLTKELDYELELAVVIGKSGKFFGPEEAEDYIAGYLVFNDITARDIQRREMESGVFSFSKAIDTFCPIGPWIVTKDEIADPQSLAMELRVNGEKRQSGNTAQMVLSLAHLVAYHSAQGYSAGDIITTGTISGVAAVQPNPFDFYLQPGDEIEAEIEGIGILRNHVVPWSAAHDTEPYSIDLYSPTA, encoded by the coding sequence ATGAAGCTGGTGACGTTCGACGAGGGTCGAGTCGGTCGGATCGAGGGCGACACGGTCGTCGAGCTGGATGTGCCGACGATGCGGGAGTACTTCGAACGCGGCGGCGACGTGGCCGAGACCGGTGTGAGTCTCCCGTTGGCCGAGGTAACCCTGCGCGCGCCATTGGTGCCCAAGAAGTTCTTCCATACGGCCGGAAACTTCACCGACCACCACAAGGAGCTTCAGGCTGTGGACTGGTCGCACCCGGTGCACAAAGGCATCGTGTTCTTCCAGAACGTCGATGCGATCATCGGGCCGGACGAGGCGATCGTCTACCCCGAGGGCCTGACCAAGGAGCTCGACTACGAGCTCGAACTCGCCGTCGTCATCGGCAAGAGCGGAAAGTTCTTCGGCCCGGAGGAGGCCGAGGACTACATCGCCGGTTACCTCGTCTTCAACGACATCACCGCCCGCGACATCCAGCGCCGCGAGATGGAGTCGGGGGTGTTCTCCTTCTCCAAGGCGATCGACACCTTCTGCCCGATCGGTCCCTGGATCGTCACCAAGGACGAGATCGCCGACCCGCAGTCGCTGGCGATGGAGCTGCGGGTCAACGGTGAGAAGCGGCAGAGCGGCAACACCGCCCAGATGGTTCTCTCGCTGGCCCACCTGGTGGCCTATCACTCCGCCCAGGGTTACAGCGCCGGCGACATCATCACCACCGGGACCATCTCGGGAGTCGCCGCCGTGCAGCCCAACCCCTTCGACTTCTACCTGCAGCCCGGTGACGAGATCGAGGCGGAGATCGAGGGCATCGGCATCCTGCGCAACCACGTCGTGCCGTGGAGCGCCGCGCACGACACCGAGCCCTACTCGATCGACCTGTACTCGCCGACGGCGTGA
- a CDS encoding carboxymuconolactone decarboxylase family protein, whose protein sequence is MSSPGADASPDASPDARAPKARIPKLVPGALAEDQRAVYEAIAGGRRAQGPQLFRLRDDDGALEGPFNAFLLQPRLGAALQAVGSAVRYDTALSDRAREIAILVVAVQWSSAFEWYAHEAVGRHVGLSETELDGLAEGDYTVLPPQDRLVAEVCRRLSADADLDDATYADAVEALGEAGVFELLTLVGYYATLALQMRVFRVGSPAPTRLDTEHPQSR, encoded by the coding sequence GTGAGCAGCCCGGGAGCCGACGCCAGCCCCGACGCCAGCCCCGACGCTAGGGCCCCGAAGGCGCGCATCCCCAAGCTCGTCCCGGGCGCGTTGGCCGAGGACCAGCGGGCGGTCTACGAGGCCATCGCCGGCGGACGTCGGGCCCAGGGACCTCAGCTCTTCCGGCTGCGCGACGACGACGGCGCGCTGGAGGGACCGTTCAACGCCTTCCTCTTGCAGCCGCGACTCGGGGCCGCGTTGCAGGCCGTCGGCTCGGCGGTGCGCTATGACACCGCGCTGTCCGATCGCGCCCGCGAGATCGCGATCCTCGTCGTCGCCGTGCAGTGGAGCTCGGCCTTCGAGTGGTACGCACACGAGGCGGTGGGTCGTCATGTGGGGCTGAGCGAGACCGAGCTCGACGGGCTGGCCGAAGGCGACTACACCGTGCTGCCGCCGCAGGATCGCCTGGTCGCCGAGGTGTGCCGCCGCTTGTCCGCCGACGCTGATCTGGACGACGCCACCTACGCGGACGCGGTCGAGGCCCTTGGGGAGGCGGGGGTGTTCGAACTGCTCACGCTGGTGGGCTACTACGCGACCCTCGCGTTGCAGATGCGGGTGTTCCGGGTGGGCAGCCCGGCCCCGACTCGACTTGACACGGAGCACCCGCAGTCGCGATAG
- a CDS encoding IclR family transcriptional regulator, translating into MPAKRKSETRPSTNGATDPVALAAPERPEYRVEALAKGLRILSLFDEQHPSWRVTDLAAAARLPMPTVYRVVMTLTAEGYLDHLPDGEYRPGVKALTLGTAALRSLDLVGVATPLLQRLGETTGETVNLAVLSDDRVLYLVRLRNSDLVTANIQVGSRLPAVTTSIGKLLLAYLDDNDLNARITVDSFGAQHGPNAKVSLDELREELVKIREQGWAMQDEELAYGLRSIAGPIVGEGGRVVAGVNLALQARDWSTQRIVRELRPAVLAACAEISTLLRGGSLTP; encoded by the coding sequence ATGCCCGCCAAGCGCAAGAGTGAAACCAGACCGTCCACCAACGGCGCCACCGACCCGGTGGCGCTGGCGGCGCCGGAGCGTCCCGAATATCGGGTCGAGGCGCTGGCCAAAGGGTTACGCATCCTGAGCCTGTTCGACGAGCAGCATCCGTCCTGGCGCGTCACCGATCTCGCCGCCGCCGCGCGGCTGCCGATGCCCACGGTCTATCGCGTGGTGATGACCCTCACCGCGGAGGGCTATCTCGATCACCTGCCCGACGGCGAATACCGGCCTGGCGTAAAGGCTCTGACGCTCGGCACGGCCGCGCTGCGCAGCCTCGACCTGGTCGGGGTGGCGACGCCGCTGCTCCAGCGGCTGGGCGAGACCACCGGCGAGACGGTGAACCTCGCCGTGCTCAGCGACGACCGCGTGCTCTATCTGGTGCGACTGCGCAACTCGGACCTGGTGACCGCGAACATCCAGGTGGGGTCACGGCTGCCCGCGGTGACCACCTCGATCGGAAAGCTGCTGTTGGCCTACCTCGACGACAACGACCTGAACGCGCGGATCACGGTCGATTCCTTCGGGGCGCAGCACGGGCCGAACGCCAAGGTCTCGCTGGACGAACTGCGCGAGGAACTGGTCAAGATCCGCGAACAGGGCTGGGCTATGCAGGACGAGGAGCTGGCCTACGGGCTGCGCTCGATCGCCGGACCCATCGTGGGGGAGGGCGGCCGGGTCGTCGCCGGGGTGAACCTCGCCCTGCAGGCCCGTGACTGGTCGACCCAACGCATCGTGCGCGAGCTGCGCCCGGCCGTGCTGGCCGCCTGTGCCGAGATCTCGACCCTGCTCCGCGGCGGGAGCCTGACTCCGTGA
- a CDS encoding SDR family NAD(P)-dependent oxidoreductase encodes MADWLGLTGRPALVVGAGGLGGASAAGLAAQGARVVVVDRDEDKLDALARRTKDQGAEITPLLFDVSTAERSRAAVEKAVGVIGTPEIFLHAIGRNDRRPVLELGDEDWQSILTLNLSTAWWLGQEVGRRMVAEGRGRIVFLSSVSALLAHANHAPYAATKGGINQLMRVMAREWAATGITVNAVGPGYVETDLTRAYLDRDGHREELESLVPAGRLGRPQEVADAVAFLASDRAAFITGQVIYIDGGRTLV; translated from the coding sequence ATGGCGGATTGGCTGGGGCTTACCGGCCGGCCGGCGCTTGTCGTCGGGGCAGGCGGCCTCGGCGGGGCCAGCGCGGCAGGGCTGGCCGCGCAGGGCGCCCGGGTCGTCGTCGTCGATCGCGACGAGGACAAGCTCGATGCGCTCGCGCGCCGAACCAAGGACCAGGGCGCGGAGATCACCCCTCTACTGTTCGACGTCAGCACGGCCGAGCGCAGTCGTGCGGCCGTCGAGAAGGCCGTCGGGGTCATCGGCACGCCCGAGATCTTCCTGCACGCGATCGGCCGCAACGACCGCCGGCCCGTGCTGGAGCTCGGTGATGAGGACTGGCAGTCGATCCTCACGCTGAACCTGTCGACGGCCTGGTGGCTGGGCCAGGAGGTCGGGCGCCGGATGGTCGCCGAAGGCCGCGGCCGCATCGTGTTCCTGTCCTCGGTGTCGGCCCTGCTCGCCCACGCCAACCACGCCCCGTACGCCGCGACCAAGGGCGGCATCAACCAGCTGATGCGCGTCATGGCGCGCGAGTGGGCGGCAACCGGCATCACCGTGAACGCGGTCGGCCCCGGCTACGTCGAAACCGACCTCACCCGGGCCTACCTCGATCGAGACGGCCACCGCGAAGAACTCGAGTCGCTCGTACCCGCCGGCCGGCTCGGTCGCCCGCAGGAGGTCGCCGACGCCGTGGCCTTCCTGGCCTCCGACCGGGCCGCGTTCATCACCGGCCAGGTCATCTACATCGACGGCGGCCGCACCCTCGTCTGA
- a CDS encoding SDR family NAD(P)-dependent oxidoreductase gives MPLAPLPIPRRFVGRSVVVTGAGTGFGAEIAVRAAQEGARVVGIHYRSSAAGAERTAERVRAEGAQAVLLQADIVDWAQVAAMAESAFASLEGVDVLINNVGDVARDQMSWRDITEESIDHVLAVDIKGTMACIHEFGKRMMDQGHGSIVNIGSTVIVRGSARAPQYAAAKYGLLGATKSYAHAFAPTVRVNIFAPGFIETEATLGREDWKSGRGDQLRSMTPMGRIPAPADIAGTALFLATDDANHITGTYMVADGGYNMVGA, from the coding sequence ATGCCTCTGGCCCCACTGCCCATTCCGCGCCGTTTCGTCGGGCGCTCCGTCGTCGTCACCGGAGCCGGCACCGGCTTCGGCGCCGAGATCGCCGTGCGCGCCGCACAGGAGGGTGCCCGCGTCGTCGGCATCCACTACCGGTCCTCGGCCGCCGGCGCCGAGCGGACCGCGGAACGGGTCCGGGCCGAAGGGGCCCAAGCCGTGCTGCTGCAGGCCGACATCGTCGACTGGGCCCAGGTCGCCGCGATGGCCGAGTCTGCCTTCGCGTCGCTCGAGGGCGTGGACGTCCTCATCAACAACGTCGGCGACGTGGCCCGTGACCAGATGTCCTGGCGCGACATCACCGAGGAATCGATCGATCACGTCCTGGCGGTGGACATCAAGGGCACGATGGCCTGCATCCACGAGTTCGGCAAGCGGATGATGGACCAGGGCCACGGCAGCATCGTCAACATCGGCTCGACCGTGATCGTGCGCGGCAGCGCACGCGCGCCTCAGTACGCTGCGGCCAAATACGGCCTGCTCGGCGCCACGAAGTCCTACGCCCACGCCTTCGCCCCGACGGTTCGCGTCAACATCTTCGCCCCAGGCTTCATCGAGACCGAGGCGACCCTGGGCCGCGAGGACTGGAAGTCCGGCCGCGGCGACCAGTTGCGATCGATGACCCCGATGGGACGCATCCCTGCACCGGCTGACATTGCCGGCACCGCACTGTTCCTGGCTACCGACGACGCCAACCACATCACCGGCACGTACATGGTCGCCGACGGTGGCTACAACATGGTCGGCGCCTGA
- a CDS encoding NADP-dependent oxidoreductase — MKAFALSDFDAPPSVVDLPRPVPAAGQVLVRVHATSVNPVDLLISSGFFRTVQEYRFPAVFGRDLAGVVEQVGAGVTRFAVGDAVYGFVKRDYIGDGTFAEYVVVPEDMFIGPAPLGLELASAGVLAQGGITALECVDAVVSGPGDVVLVNGATGGVGVYAIQIAAACGAEVIATARTYEQQTLARSLGAKHVIDWSAGDLVEQVRALVPAGVHGFIDLVKHVDSARIGENEAEAHALVARLCRGLLREGGRAASVTNGGVPELLGDIPCANVHSSPTPESIARLTALVEAGQVVAPVYATYRFAELAAAFDLLAAGPALGKISVILEPGSQA; from the coding sequence ATGAAGGCCTTCGCACTGTCCGACTTCGACGCCCCGCCGAGCGTGGTCGACCTCCCTCGGCCCGTGCCGGCAGCCGGGCAGGTCCTGGTCCGCGTCCACGCGACGTCGGTGAACCCGGTCGATCTGCTCATCAGTTCGGGTTTCTTCCGCACCGTGCAGGAGTATCGCTTCCCCGCCGTCTTCGGCCGCGACCTGGCCGGCGTGGTCGAGCAGGTCGGAGCAGGGGTCACCCGCTTCGCGGTGGGCGATGCCGTCTACGGCTTCGTCAAGCGCGACTACATCGGGGACGGAACGTTTGCCGAGTACGTAGTGGTGCCCGAGGACATGTTCATCGGCCCGGCACCGCTCGGGCTGGAGCTGGCCTCCGCAGGCGTGCTGGCGCAGGGTGGGATCACCGCACTGGAGTGCGTCGACGCGGTGGTATCCGGCCCGGGCGACGTCGTCCTGGTCAACGGCGCGACCGGCGGGGTCGGGGTGTACGCGATTCAGATCGCGGCGGCCTGTGGAGCCGAGGTGATCGCGACCGCACGCACCTACGAACAGCAGACGCTGGCGCGCTCGCTCGGCGCCAAGCACGTGATCGACTGGAGCGCCGGCGATCTCGTCGAGCAGGTGCGGGCCCTCGTTCCCGCCGGCGTGCACGGCTTCATCGACCTGGTCAAGCACGTGGACTCCGCCCGGATCGGCGAGAACGAGGCCGAGGCCCACGCCCTGGTCGCGCGATTGTGTCGCGGTCTGCTGCGCGAAGGTGGCCGGGCAGCGTCGGTGACCAACGGCGGCGTTCCCGAACTGCTCGGGGATATCCCCTGCGCCAACGTGCATTCCTCGCCGACGCCGGAGTCGATCGCACGGCTGACCGCGCTGGTCGAGGCGGGCCAGGTCGTGGCGCCGGTCTACGCCACCTACCGCTTTGCCGAGTTGGCCGCCGCTTTCGACCTGCTGGCCGCCGGTCCGGCGCTCGGCAAGATCTCCGTCATCCTCGAACCCGGGAGCCAAGCGTGA
- a CDS encoding GlcG/HbpS family heme-binding protein, with the protein MTHPHDVPLERARALVQRAVDKAEQLGIRGAIAVVGSSGALVTASRLDHGGPGGMGRATSKAWISGTQQIPSTEHLHRMTSLPVPISAGFVGVSPQAIFPGAGGIPILDEAGVVVGGIAASGATVSPFFPTGVAPEVVSADGEPANPEDLLIAYALGVPYVGQHGDDRARWEQRFGELTVAADRSLGMQPAPAATRQAELAWAREICDRVLALALDRGVRVSVAVVDRGADPVQQDRMDDAVGGGVEVAVATAATAARYGMSSHQVPAAYAAATGALGRLHPAPFLPVAGGVPLIADGRVVGGLGVGGADPQLCGELAAAALVEA; encoded by the coding sequence GTGACCCACCCCCACGATGTGCCGCTCGAGCGCGCCCGCGCCCTGGTGCAGCGCGCGGTCGACAAGGCCGAACAGCTCGGTATCCGTGGGGCGATCGCCGTCGTCGGGTCCAGCGGTGCCCTGGTCACCGCCTCCCGGTTGGACCACGGCGGTCCCGGCGGGATGGGGCGAGCGACGTCGAAGGCCTGGATCAGCGGCACCCAGCAGATTCCGAGCACCGAACATCTGCACCGCATGACGAGCTTGCCGGTTCCGATCTCGGCGGGCTTCGTCGGCGTGTCGCCGCAGGCGATCTTCCCGGGGGCCGGGGGCATCCCGATCCTCGACGAGGCCGGGGTCGTCGTCGGCGGGATCGCAGCGTCGGGCGCCACGGTCAGCCCCTTCTTCCCGACCGGTGTCGCGCCCGAGGTCGTCAGCGCCGACGGGGAACCGGCCAACCCCGAGGATCTGCTGATCGCCTATGCCCTCGGCGTGCCTTACGTCGGCCAGCACGGTGACGACCGCGCACGGTGGGAGCAGCGCTTCGGCGAGCTCACCGTGGCGGCGGACCGGAGCCTGGGCATGCAGCCCGCGCCGGCCGCAACCCGCCAGGCCGAGCTGGCCTGGGCCCGGGAGATCTGTGACCGGGTGCTGGCGCTCGCGCTCGATCGGGGCGTGCGGGTCTCGGTCGCGGTGGTCGATCGGGGCGCAGACCCGGTGCAGCAGGACCGAATGGACGACGCCGTCGGCGGGGGCGTCGAAGTGGCCGTCGCGACGGCGGCCACCGCGGCTCGATACGGCATGTCCAGCCATCAGGTGCCGGCGGCCTACGCGGCGGCGACCGGGGCGCTCGGGCGACTGCACCCGGCGCCGTTTCTGCCCGTCGCCGGCGGGGTTCCCCTCATCGCGGACGGTCGGGTGGTCGGCGGTCTCGGAGTCGGCGGGGCGGACCCGCAACTGTGCGGCGAACTGGCCGCCGCCGCGCTGGTGGAGGCATGA
- a CDS encoding ketopantoate reductase family protein, whose product MTETVRVAVLGCGAIGSLYAAHLARVPGVEVWAVDPWHEHMAAIAADGLRVTGHAEFVAPVHALTDPAALPRCDLAVVATKSLHTAAAVRAAQGALSNAAAVSVQNGVGNEETIAEFVPRVIRGSIVTAGHIPEPGTVRYDAPGDSWFGPFEPSPAGEDEITLLASLLSDGGLRTFAVPDARGPQWTKVVFNAATSPLSALTGLSVGQVCTHPELRTQVERLVAEGLAVCEAAGITLVRDPLESVQEAIDEAFWHKPSMLQDVMARRRTEIDVLNGGIAAEGRRVGVTTPGHDAMVALLHGLESSWTS is encoded by the coding sequence ATGACCGAGACCGTGCGCGTCGCCGTGCTGGGGTGTGGAGCGATCGGCAGTCTCTACGCCGCTCATCTCGCGCGCGTTCCAGGCGTCGAGGTCTGGGCGGTCGATCCGTGGCACGAGCACATGGCCGCCATCGCCGCGGACGGCCTGCGGGTCACCGGCCACGCCGAGTTCGTCGCGCCGGTGCACGCGCTCACCGACCCCGCCGCCCTGCCACGCTGCGACCTGGCCGTCGTCGCCACGAAGTCGCTGCACACCGCCGCTGCCGTGCGAGCCGCCCAGGGCGCGTTGTCGAATGCCGCCGCTGTCAGCGTGCAGAACGGCGTCGGCAACGAGGAGACGATCGCCGAATTCGTTCCCCGGGTGATCCGCGGCAGCATCGTCACCGCCGGGCACATCCCCGAGCCCGGCACGGTTCGCTACGACGCGCCCGGGGATTCGTGGTTCGGGCCGTTCGAACCGAGTCCGGCGGGCGAGGACGAGATCACGCTGCTGGCCTCGCTGCTCAGCGACGGCGGATTGCGCACCTTCGCCGTGCCGGACGCACGTGGTCCCCAGTGGACGAAGGTCGTCTTCAACGCCGCGACGAGCCCGCTGTCCGCGCTCACGGGACTCAGCGTGGGGCAGGTCTGCACCCATCCCGAGCTGCGGACCCAGGTCGAGCGGTTGGTCGCCGAGGGTCTGGCCGTGTGCGAGGCCGCCGGCATCACGCTGGTGCGCGATCCGCTGGAGTCCGTGCAGGAAGCCATCGACGAGGCGTTCTGGCACAAGCCGTCGATGCTGCAGGACGTCATGGCCCGACGGCGGACCGAGATCGATGTGCTCAACGGCGGAATCGCCGCCGAGGGGCGCCGGGTCGGGGTCACCACCCCCGGACACGACGCGATGGTCGCGCTGCTGCACGGGCTCGAGTCGTCCTGGACGTCCTGA
- a CDS encoding sugar ABC transporter substrate-binding protein, with protein sequence MSITCRRSVRATGLALAAVSSLALAACSSSSNHSSSSSSSANGASGAAGGGSSLPKTLVFSPLSLAPPALKGLSVGIKGYAGSKGWNVVVQDPNFSPTSQVQQLSAVLDSGRAGAAWVIAVDPKSMADTLKAAQSKGIPILVNGKPTEYGYSGAQPGITFDYIDYTAAGKALGTELGNCLTAKNGGSGDVLFSVSSPGQAGKAEFEAAAEAGLKATAPNANIVQKLVVSDRAKGQTDIGNALQGHPNLVGVMASTDEGSLGALGAFSAAGKSLKCDADFGGNDEVLKDVKAGTIFASVALQFSADMAQSFDTLVKMQADPKATGLVLTVPQKTITSAG encoded by the coding sequence GTGAGCATTACCTGTCGGCGCTCGGTGCGCGCCACTGGCCTTGCCCTCGCTGCGGTGTCGTCCCTGGCGCTGGCCGCCTGCAGCTCGAGTTCGAACCACAGCAGCTCGTCGTCGTCGTCGGCCAACGGCGCGAGCGGCGCCGCCGGCGGTGGCTCGTCGCTGCCGAAGACCCTGGTGTTCTCCCCGCTGTCGCTGGCCCCGCCGGCCCTGAAGGGATTGTCGGTCGGCATCAAGGGCTACGCCGGCTCGAAGGGCTGGAACGTCGTCGTCCAGGACCCGAACTTCAGTCCGACCTCGCAGGTGCAGCAGCTGAGCGCGGTGCTGGACTCCGGCCGAGCGGGTGCGGCCTGGGTGATCGCCGTCGATCCGAAGTCGATGGCCGACACGCTGAAGGCCGCCCAGTCCAAGGGAATTCCCATCCTGGTCAACGGCAAGCCGACCGAGTACGGCTACTCCGGCGCGCAGCCCGGCATCACCTTCGACTACATCGACTACACCGCGGCCGGCAAGGCCCTGGGCACCGAGCTGGGCAACTGCCTGACGGCGAAGAACGGCGGCAGTGGGGACGTGCTGTTCTCGGTGTCCAGCCCGGGCCAGGCCGGCAAGGCCGAGTTCGAGGCGGCCGCCGAGGCCGGGTTGAAGGCGACCGCGCCCAACGCCAACATCGTGCAGAAGCTCGTGGTCAGTGACCGAGCCAAGGGCCAGACCGACATCGGCAACGCGCTGCAGGGTCACCCCAACCTGGTCGGCGTGATGGCCTCCACGGACGAGGGCTCCCTGGGTGCCCTCGGAGCGTTCTCCGCCGCCGGCAAGTCGCTCAAGTGCGACGCCGACTTCGGCGGCAACGACGAGGTCCTCAAGGACGTCAAGGCGGGCACCATCTTCGCCTCCGTCGCGCTGCAGTTCTCGGCCGACATGGCGCAATCGTTCGACACGCTGGTCAAGATGCAGGCCGACCCGAAGGCGACCGGCCTGGTCCTGACCGTTCCGCAGAAGACCATCACGTCGGCAGGATGA
- a CDS encoding ABC transporter permease produces MSMTIHNEASKTATPAPAGAAGPAAPSARETDPIGIRALIFVRDRGIFALWVLILVGFGIWARPYFASVHNAVLIANAAALTAIFAAGVAVGIICGALDLSIPGVAAVAAVSCGWMLEHGKPVWLALLVGMVIGAIVGLMNGLISLRGFNPIVVTIGTLSITTAAASIIASGYTIPGLTSLKFMGTQRYGGVPAPVYIAGALFLVGTIFLTRTRDGIRLMAVGGNPEAVRRSGIHSDRYKVLGFVISASCAALGGLVTTAVVTEASPAADPGIIFTALTAVALAGVSLAGGRGSLPRVLVGALVLATISNGLTIKGIDPYWGTGVTGVLLLASLGLEKWISATVSKKLVASAQASVHTGKR; encoded by the coding sequence ATGAGCATGACCATCCACAACGAGGCGAGTAAGACGGCGACCCCTGCTCCGGCAGGGGCCGCCGGCCCCGCCGCACCCAGCGCGCGCGAGACCGATCCGATCGGGATCAGAGCGCTGATCTTCGTCCGCGACCGCGGCATCTTCGCCTTGTGGGTGCTCATTCTCGTGGGCTTCGGCATCTGGGCTCGCCCGTACTTCGCCAGCGTCCACAACGCGGTGCTGATCGCGAACGCGGCGGCCCTGACGGCCATCTTCGCCGCCGGGGTTGCGGTCGGCATCATCTGCGGCGCGCTGGACCTGTCCATTCCGGGCGTGGCCGCGGTCGCCGCGGTCAGCTGTGGCTGGATGCTCGAACACGGCAAACCGGTGTGGCTGGCGCTGCTGGTCGGCATGGTGATCGGCGCGATCGTCGGGCTGATGAACGGGCTGATCTCGCTGCGCGGGTTCAACCCGATCGTCGTGACCATCGGCACCCTGTCGATCACCACCGCGGCCGCCTCGATCATCGCCAGCGGCTACACGATTCCCGGACTGACCTCGCTGAAGTTCATGGGAACCCAGCGCTACGGCGGGGTCCCGGCCCCGGTCTACATCGCCGGGGCGCTGTTCCTGGTCGGCACGATCTTCCTCACCCGGACCCGTGACGGCATCCGGTTGATGGCCGTCGGCGGTAACCCCGAGGCCGTTCGCCGGTCGGGCATTCACAGCGACCGGTACAAGGTTCTCGGCTTCGTCATCAGCGCCTCCTGCGCCGCGCTGGGCGGTCTGGTCACCACGGCTGTGGTCACCGAGGCCAGCCCGGCCGCCGACCCCGGCATCATCTTCACCGCCCTGACCGCGGTCGCGCTGGCCGGCGTATCGCTGGCCGGTGGCCGGGGCAGCCTGCCCCGGGTGCTCGTCGGCGCGCTTGTCCTCGCCACCATTTCCAACGGCCTCACCATCAAGGGCATCGACCCGTACTGGGGCACCGGCGTCACCGGCGTGCTGCTGCTCGCCTCGCTGGGGCTGGAGAAATGGATCTCCGCCACGGTGTCCAAGAAGCTCGTCGCCTCGGCGCAAGCCTCCGTCCACACCGGAAAGCGGTGA